From a single Sorghum bicolor cultivar BTx623 chromosome 5, Sorghum_bicolor_NCBIv3, whole genome shotgun sequence genomic region:
- the LOC8064805 gene encoding uncharacterized protein LOC8064805 encodes MATVVALRPRMRRGDAFTALEEAVSAARGRTPTPSSTKAKDLSVNIPKTKKTYCKNNECWKHTLHKVTQCKKGDDSLSAQAWKQLAYIELRGKEVARRWILYVITYCEV; translated from the exons ATGGCTACTGTTGTGGCGCTCCGGCCAAGGATGAGACGGGGTGACGCCTTCACGGCCCTAGAGGAAGCGGTCTCCGCTGCTCGTGGGCGCACTCCGACACCCTCTTCCACCAAGGCCAAGGATTTATCG GTGAACATTCCTAAGACCAAGAAGACCTACTGCAAGAACAATGAGTGCTGGAAGCACACTCTGCACAAGGTGACTCAATGCAAGAAGGGTGACGATAGCCTATCAGCACAAG CCTGGAAGCAGTTGGCCTACATTGAGCTGAGAGGAAAGGAAGTAGCTAGAAGGTGGATACTCTATGTAATTACTTACTGTGAAGTGTAA